One Hymenobacter volaticus genomic region harbors:
- a CDS encoding DUF6896 domain-containing protein: MPAVKQQVVALLHEYQAAVYQAVALLNAKSEQEKGFQRPEVSPGVRAGYLDALQQVRYHFHGAGCKITTPAFTVDFDYARDGGCSGIDLWFLVDFLESNPAIQAKYPFLTNGEQVEQVLEELVKEGLLTRYWYSGTMGVFI, from the coding sequence ATGCCCGCCGTCAAGCAACAAGTAGTGGCCCTGCTTCACGAGTACCAAGCTGCTGTCTATCAGGCCGTAGCGCTGTTGAATGCGAAGTCCGAACAAGAAAAAGGCTTTCAACGACCCGAGGTAAGCCCGGGTGTTCGGGCCGGGTATCTCGATGCTTTACAGCAAGTGCGCTACCACTTCCATGGTGCTGGCTGCAAGATCACCACGCCCGCATTCACGGTAGATTTTGATTACGCCCGAGATGGAGGCTGTAGCGGCATTGACCTCTGGTTTCTGGTTGATTTTCTAGAAAGCAATCCGGCCATACAAGCAAAATACCCCTTCCTGACGAACGGGGAACAAGTAGAGCAGGTCTTAGAAGAGTTGGTGAAGGAGGGCTTGCTAACCCGGTATTGGTATTCGGGGACGATGGGCGTTTTTATTTAA
- a CDS encoding serine hydrolase domain-containing protein: protein MKRFLLPLVFTLGLGACADADLTGPSATCTAPGTLNPMHSKAAALSAILQHYTTAGLPGCAVAVYSPTEGYWAGAAGFAKLEDQTPMQICHLQYGQSVAKTYLAVAVLKLYEAGRLPLDAPITDYLTASVSKQLPSADQITVRMLLNHTSGLPDYTIDPTYTAYLLQHPRSPLTTADYLGYLTAKKLDFKPGSKFTYSNTNYMVLALVADFITGDHARYLQETIFTPLGLRNTFYHNSPTYLQQPDVVNCYLERFGNGRVENVSQMQQISVGSMVGDDGLVASPLDFVTFLRALFEDRLLQPATRQQMMTWVNDHKTNKPTYGLGLYRVEHQGKVAYGHGGGGIGAGCALYYLPEQQIYFFLGVNLGTLTEGKLVSKAGELRKALLDELVK from the coding sequence ATGAAACGTTTTCTGCTTCCTCTGGTATTTACGCTGGGCCTAGGGGCCTGCGCCGACGCTGATTTAACCGGGCCAAGTGCCACCTGCACCGCGCCGGGTACGCTCAACCCCATGCATTCCAAGGCCGCGGCCCTGAGCGCAATCCTGCAACACTACACGACTGCCGGCCTGCCGGGGTGCGCCGTTGCCGTGTACAGCCCCACGGAAGGCTACTGGGCCGGGGCGGCGGGGTTCGCCAAACTCGAAGATCAAACGCCGATGCAAATCTGCCACTTGCAGTACGGGCAAAGCGTCGCCAAAACCTACCTGGCGGTGGCCGTGCTCAAGCTCTACGAGGCGGGCCGCCTCCCCCTGGACGCGCCGATCACCGACTACCTAACCGCGTCGGTGAGCAAGCAGCTACCGAGCGCCGACCAAATAACCGTGCGCATGCTGCTCAACCACACCTCCGGCCTGCCCGATTACACCATTGACCCTACCTACACGGCTTACTTGCTGCAACATCCCCGCAGTCCGCTGACTACGGCCGATTACCTCGGCTACCTGACCGCTAAAAAGTTGGATTTCAAGCCGGGCAGCAAGTTCACCTACTCCAACACCAATTATATGGTGCTGGCCCTCGTTGCTGACTTTATCACCGGCGACCACGCCCGCTACCTGCAGGAAACCATCTTCACCCCGCTGGGCTTGCGCAACACTTTCTACCACAACTCCCCTACCTACCTGCAACAACCCGACGTGGTGAACTGCTACCTGGAGCGCTTTGGCAACGGCCGGGTGGAAAACGTGTCGCAGATGCAGCAGATCAGTGTGGGCTCCATGGTCGGGGACGATGGGTTGGTGGCGTCGCCGCTCGACTTCGTAACGTTTCTGCGGGCGCTGTTTGAAGACCGTCTGCTGCAGCCCGCTACCCGGCAGCAGATGATGACGTGGGTCAACGACCACAAAACCAATAAGCCAACTTACGGCTTGGGGCTGTACCGCGTAGAACATCAGGGCAAAGTAGCCTACGGGCACGGCGGGGGTGGCATCGGGGCGGGCTGCGCGCTGTATTATCTTCCCGAGCAACAGATATACTTTTTTCTTGGCGTGAACTTGGGTACGCTCACCGAGGGCAAGCTGGTAAGTAAAGCCGGCGAGCTGCGTAAGGCGTTGCTGGACGAGTTAGTGAAATAA
- the trxA gene encoding thioredoxin, whose protein sequence is MARNAIEITDANFEQLLQSDKPVLIDFWAEWCGPCRLLTPVVEELAGDYAGRVLVGKLDIETNPQVAAKFGVRSIPTLLVFKNGQLVDKQVGAVPKHVLSYKLEAHLAAS, encoded by the coding sequence ATGGCACGCAACGCAATTGAAATAACCGACGCCAATTTTGAGCAACTACTGCAGTCGGATAAGCCGGTGCTCATAGATTTTTGGGCGGAGTGGTGCGGCCCCTGCCGGCTGCTAACCCCGGTGGTGGAAGAATTGGCCGGCGACTACGCGGGCCGGGTCCTAGTCGGCAAGCTTGATATTGAAACGAACCCCCAGGTGGCCGCCAAGTTCGGGGTGCGCAGCATCCCCACCTTGCTGGTGTTCAAGAATGGCCAGCTGGTGGATAAGCAAGTAGGGGCGGTGCCGAAGCACGTACTCTCCTACAAGCTGGAGGCGCACCTAGCAGCATCCTAG
- a CDS encoding DUF6707 family protein: MSKTLDDKRQVLAAVATHLPTYSRLARLATSLAKTFKPTVAAALARAKTLAYWLYVYEQPALCLQVCQLLNDIPFEQDYNRWTWVEATLALEWKLRLEAGESIAAHACVAAMQATSALEDPAVQKMNAAARNYRLTGGLLADAQIAEAELFGDKMSATAYRLTQLGELLFIQAHGGSAALPVPELEQRFTAHLATLRAACGLSQA, from the coding sequence ATGAGCAAGACCCTTGATGACAAACGCCAGGTGCTGGCCGCCGTGGCCACCCACCTGCCTACATATTCTCGCCTAGCCCGCTTGGCCACCAGCCTAGCCAAGACCTTCAAGCCCACCGTCGCGGCGGCCCTCGCCCGCGCCAAGACCTTAGCCTATTGGCTGTATGTCTATGAGCAGCCCGCCCTGTGCCTACAGGTCTGTCAACTGCTCAACGATATCCCATTCGAACAGGATTACAATCGCTGGACATGGGTGGAGGCAACCCTCGCGCTGGAGTGGAAACTACGGCTTGAAGCCGGAGAATCGATCGCTGCACACGCCTGTGTCGCCGCCATGCAAGCCACCAGCGCACTAGAGGATCCCGCCGTGCAGAAGATGAATGCAGCTGCGCGCAACTATCGCTTAACGGGTGGCTTGTTAGCCGATGCCCAGATTGCCGAGGCCGAACTCTTTGGCGATAAGATGAGTGCTACCGCCTATCGCTTGACTCAGCTGGGAGAGCTCTTGTTCATTCAGGCTCACGGCGGTTCTGCCGCATTACCCGTCCCGGAACTGGAACAACGATTTACGGCGCACCTAGCCACCTTGCGGGCTGCGTGTGGCCTTTCGCAAGCATAG
- the nudK gene encoding GDP-mannose pyrophosphatase NudK translates to MNEHIRLREQLVLSDNWYTLRKVTYDYQRKNGRWETQSREAYDRGNGATILLHNPAADTVILTRQFRLPTFVNGNATGMLIETCAGLLDDEHPDAAIVRETEEETGYRLTAVQKVMEAYMSPGSVTERLFFYLAEYSPATERRGGGGIEEEEIEVLELPLPQALAMIATGEIQDGKTIMLLQHLRLQQLHAL, encoded by the coding sequence ATGAACGAACACATTCGCCTGCGCGAGCAGCTGGTTTTGTCGGACAACTGGTACACGCTGCGCAAAGTAACGTATGACTACCAGCGAAAAAATGGGCGCTGGGAAACCCAGTCGCGGGAGGCCTATGACCGCGGCAATGGGGCCACGATTCTGCTGCACAACCCGGCGGCCGACACCGTTATTCTGACCCGCCAGTTTCGGCTGCCCACCTTTGTCAACGGCAATGCCACGGGCATGCTGATTGAAACCTGCGCCGGCCTGCTCGACGACGAGCACCCCGATGCCGCCATTGTGCGCGAAACCGAGGAAGAGACTGGTTACCGGCTTACAGCGGTGCAGAAAGTGATGGAAGCCTACATGAGCCCGGGCTCGGTGACGGAGCGCTTGTTTTTCTACTTGGCCGAGTATTCCCCCGCCACCGAGCGCCGGGGTGGGGGCGGCATTGAGGAAGAGGAAATCGAGGTGCTGGAGTTGCCCCTGCCGCAAGCGCTGGCCATGATTGCCACCGGCGAGATTCAGGACGGCAAGACCATTATGCTCTTGCAACACCTGCGCCTCCAACAACTTCACGCGTTATAA
- a CDS encoding helix-turn-helix transcriptional regulator encodes MEPCFQLRPAESADHCQTTLDQQAGLRHVTTTWRKGESSATFSDYFLEGLQLTTLTGHLPQPLRVALYAPEPWTAMLFPLDGQLHATPGARYPLSSGSDPQIRTVEEAPAHLYTLQGLQHRSFAVHLTRERFANLVAANEEWASVHRLQLREPEPVVLLPPHAAISPALRTLIEQLINCPYHGALKKLFLEARFLDLFIEQQTQLVQLRTRARSRDRDIMYAVRDFLDTHYAEPPSLLEIARQFGTNDFKLKKGFRELFGTTVFAYIAERRLTVAHQLLTLTDQPVQEVAETVGFTNAAHFATVFRHRFGRRPTQLRRMPQHELVECGK; translated from the coding sequence ATGGAACCCTGTTTTCAGCTTCGCCCCGCCGAAAGTGCCGACCACTGCCAAACCACGCTGGATCAGCAAGCGGGGCTGCGGCACGTCACTACTACGTGGCGCAAGGGCGAAAGCTCAGCCACTTTTTCCGACTATTTTCTCGAGGGCCTGCAATTGACCACGCTCACCGGGCACCTGCCTCAGCCGCTGCGCGTGGCCCTGTATGCGCCCGAGCCCTGGACGGCCATGCTCTTTCCCCTCGACGGGCAACTGCACGCCACCCCCGGGGCCCGCTACCCACTTTCCTCCGGGTCGGACCCGCAGATCCGGACGGTCGAGGAAGCGCCAGCCCACCTCTACACGCTGCAAGGTTTGCAACACCGCAGCTTCGCCGTTCACCTGACCCGGGAGCGGTTTGCCAACCTGGTGGCCGCCAACGAGGAGTGGGCGAGTGTGCACCGCTTGCAACTTCGTGAGCCGGAACCTGTGGTGCTACTACCCCCGCACGCGGCCATCTCGCCTGCGCTACGCACTCTGATCGAGCAGCTGATTAACTGCCCCTACCACGGGGCGCTGAAAAAGCTGTTTCTGGAAGCGCGCTTCCTGGACTTGTTTATCGAGCAGCAAACCCAGCTCGTACAGTTGCGCACCCGCGCCCGCTCCCGCGACCGGGACATCATGTACGCCGTACGCGACTTCCTCGACACCCATTACGCCGAGCCACCGAGCTTGCTGGAAATCGCCCGGCAGTTCGGCACTAACGACTTCAAGCTCAAGAAAGGCTTTCGGGAGCTGTTCGGCACTACCGTTTTCGCCTACATCGCCGAGCGCCGCCTCACGGTAGCTCATCAGCTGCTCACCCTCACCGACCAGCCCGTGCAGGAGGTGGCCGAAACGGTGGGCTTTACCAACGCGGCGCACTTTGCCACAGTGTTTCGCCACCGGTTTGGGCGGCGGCCTACGCAATTACGCCGCATGCCCCAGCACGAACTAGTAGAGTGTGGCAAATGA
- a CDS encoding DUF4406 domain-containing protein: protein MVILIAGPYRSGTHDDPARMAANLRRLETAALPLFRAGHLPLIGEWVALPLLAQAGSTRPGDAAYNEILYPVAHRLLAQCDAVLRLPGSSQGADEDVRLAQERGLPVYYRLEDVPTCLPDR, encoded by the coding sequence ATGGTTATTCTGATTGCTGGCCCGTACCGCAGCGGCACCCACGACGACCCCGCCCGCATGGCCGCCAACCTGCGCCGGTTGGAAACCGCTGCCTTGCCCTTGTTTCGGGCCGGCCACCTTCCCTTGATTGGGGAGTGGGTGGCCTTGCCCTTGCTAGCCCAGGCGGGGTCCACCCGGCCGGGCGATGCTGCCTACAACGAAATTCTTTACCCAGTCGCCCACCGCTTGCTCGCGCAGTGCGATGCCGTGCTGCGCCTGCCGGGTTCCTCCCAGGGGGCGGACGAGGATGTCCGGCTGGCCCAGGAGCGGGGCTTGCCCGTGTATTACCGCCTGGAAGACGTTCCAACTTGCCTACCGGACCGGTAG
- a CDS encoding helix-turn-helix domain-containing protein, which yields MKTTEFQVLHTVTDYTRYYGLPAPAHPLLTLINLAEVRERTFPDPVVSHLYTIALKRGLKGTMYYGRQTYDFQDGVLMFFAPVQVVQTEADLDISEMTGWTLVFHPDLLRKYPLGQKITSYTFFAYEVHEGLHLSAKEEQLLDGVLSSIRHEYEQSIDAFSQDLLIAQLEVLLGYANRFYHRQFLTRRLAENDLLSRFEAQLTAHFSQAGHQALPTVQQFAEQLHVSPDYLSDMLRALTGQTAQQHLHHALIERAKHLLLSTSLTVNETAFQLGFEYPHCFTRLFKSKTGLTPAAFRFSAH from the coding sequence ATGAAAACCACTGAGTTTCAAGTGTTGCACACCGTCACGGACTACACCCGCTACTACGGGTTGCCGGCGCCGGCGCACCCCTTGCTCACGCTCATTAACCTAGCTGAAGTGCGGGAGCGGACCTTCCCGGACCCGGTGGTATCGCACCTGTATACCATAGCCCTTAAGCGCGGGCTGAAGGGCACGATGTACTATGGCCGGCAGACCTATGATTTTCAAGATGGCGTGCTCATGTTTTTCGCCCCGGTCCAAGTGGTGCAGACCGAGGCCGACCTCGATATTTCCGAGATGACGGGCTGGACGCTCGTGTTTCACCCCGACCTGCTGCGCAAATATCCGCTAGGCCAGAAAATCACCAGCTACACCTTTTTTGCCTACGAGGTCCACGAAGGCCTGCATCTATCGGCCAAGGAAGAACAGTTGCTCGACGGCGTGCTCAGTAGCATCCGGCACGAGTACGAGCAATCCATCGATGCCTTCAGCCAGGACCTGCTCATCGCGCAGTTGGAGGTACTGCTGGGCTATGCGAATCGGTTTTACCACCGCCAGTTTCTGACCCGACGCCTGGCCGAGAACGACCTGCTCTCTCGCTTTGAGGCTCAGCTTACGGCCCATTTCAGTCAAGCTGGCCACCAAGCCCTCCCCACAGTGCAGCAGTTTGCCGAGCAACTGCACGTCTCCCCCGACTACCTGAGCGACATGCTGCGCGCCCTGACCGGGCAGACGGCGCAGCAGCACCTGCACCACGCCCTGATTGAGCGCGCCAAGCACCTGCTGCTCAGTACGTCGCTGACGGTCAACGAAACGGCCTTTCAGCTCGGCTTTGAGTACCCACACTGCTTCACGCGCTTGTTTAAAAGCAAAACGGGCCTTACCCCAGCCGCCTTTCGCTTTTCGGCCCACTAA
- a CDS encoding DeoR/GlpR family DNA-binding transcription regulator: protein MEASNEKTLNFQLRKQFLLTTLAQQGSLDVGQAAQQLHTTPITIRRDLAQLAAEGLVVRTHGGAVLPELVKNPVAFTRKATAHLAEKTYICQLAASQIAAGDTIFIDCGSTTFPLCSLIQHLKIRVVTNSLPVLFELVNSQVQVVLAGGEVDAERQAMHGTVAVEQLKRYQVDKAFLGVDGFSLQRGLSANSEKEAAISLAVGEAARHVYLLCDASKLEHDKYLQFAPLSFVDTLITDARASPDVLARYREAGLTVLV from the coding sequence ATGGAAGCAAGTAACGAGAAAACGCTGAATTTTCAACTGCGCAAACAGTTTTTATTGACCACGTTAGCCCAGCAGGGCAGCCTGGACGTGGGCCAAGCCGCGCAGCAGCTACACACCACCCCCATCACCATTCGCCGGGATTTGGCGCAGCTCGCCGCCGAGGGCTTGGTGGTGCGCACCCACGGCGGGGCCGTGCTGCCCGAACTGGTGAAAAACCCGGTGGCCTTTACCCGCAAAGCGACAGCTCACCTGGCCGAGAAAACGTACATCTGCCAGTTGGCCGCCAGCCAGATTGCGGCGGGCGATACCATTTTCATTGATTGCGGCAGCACGACCTTTCCGTTGTGTTCGCTGATCCAGCACCTCAAAATTCGCGTGGTGACCAATTCGCTGCCCGTGCTCTTCGAGTTGGTGAACTCCCAAGTGCAGGTGGTCTTAGCCGGCGGTGAAGTTGATGCCGAGCGGCAGGCGATGCACGGCACGGTGGCCGTCGAGCAGCTCAAGCGCTACCAAGTCGATAAAGCCTTTTTGGGCGTGGACGGCTTCTCGCTGCAGCGGGGCCTGAGCGCCAACAGCGAAAAAGAAGCCGCCATTAGCTTGGCCGTGGGCGAGGCGGCCCGCCACGTGTATTTGCTCTGCGACGCTAGTAAGCTCGAGCACGACAAGTATTTGCAGTTCGCCCCGCTTTCCTTTGTGGACACTTTAATAACGGATGCGCGCGCCTCCCCGGACGTGCTGGCGCGGTATCGGGAAGCGGGCTTAACTGTGCTGGTTTAA
- a CDS encoding enoyl-CoA hydratase/isomerase family protein has product MLTNFPVSPASSYQDYQALRIVLDQGVATVTIAHPPLNVLDIPFILELMRFTATVRADEQVRVIVLESADPEFFIAHGDMHFITNPALIAGFTAVGTPSPLNPMQELHEQLRTLPQVTMAKIAGLARGGGNELLMALDMRFAAIRRTGLAQPEVLMGIIPGGGGTQYLTRLIGAPRALEAILGATLFDAELAERYGWINRALPAEELDEFVAALARRIAALPVGVAAAAKAAVQAAALTPLQQGLATENTLMGGLFQSPAAFERTSRALAAGAQTRAGERDLEGLFNTM; this is encoded by the coding sequence ATGTTAACTAATTTTCCTGTTTCCCCCGCCTCGTCCTACCAAGACTATCAGGCCTTGCGCATTGTCCTCGACCAAGGGGTGGCGACCGTTACCATCGCCCACCCGCCGTTGAATGTGCTCGACATTCCCTTCATCCTGGAGCTGATGCGCTTCACCGCCACCGTCCGGGCTGACGAGCAGGTACGCGTCATCGTGTTGGAGAGCGCCGACCCAGAGTTTTTCATCGCTCACGGCGACATGCACTTCATCACGAACCCCGCTCTCATTGCGGGCTTCACCGCGGTGGGAACGCCGTCCCCGCTCAATCCCATGCAGGAACTGCACGAGCAGCTGCGCACCCTGCCTCAGGTCACGATGGCCAAAATTGCCGGGCTGGCGCGGGGCGGCGGCAATGAGCTGCTGATGGCGCTGGATATGCGGTTTGCCGCCATTAGGCGGACCGGCCTTGCCCAGCCGGAAGTGCTCATGGGCATCATTCCGGGCGGAGGCGGCACGCAATACCTGACGCGCCTAATAGGTGCGCCACGTGCCTTAGAGGCCATCCTGGGCGCCACGCTGTTTGATGCGGAGTTGGCCGAGCGCTACGGGTGGATTAACCGTGCGCTACCCGCTGAGGAACTGGACGAGTTCGTAGCGGCGCTGGCGCGGCGGATTGCCGCGTTGCCCGTGGGGGTGGCGGCGGCGGCCAAGGCGGCCGTACAGGCGGCGGCGCTGACCCCATTGCAGCAGGGGCTAGCAACAGAAAACACGTTGATGGGGGGACTCTTCCAGTCGCCGGCGGCCTTTGAGCGCACCAGCCGTGCGCTGGCGGCCGGTGCTCAAACGCGCGCGGGTGAACGGGACCTGGAAGGCTTGTTCAACACAATGTAA
- a CDS encoding DUF4262 domain-containing protein — protein sequence MQNRTYQDLAENIQQHRWLVFHILGEGNFPPFSYTVGLYATFGYPEVVLSGLNQELAHALLNDMGEDAARGIQRQPDVLYEDVLGALAASLRRSVQNTMTLISGERSSSIKARTFPCCNVCGRMPSSASLVRQDTRTPRLPRSYYIRIEVCLICNDYEQESLVASTPLA from the coding sequence GTGCAGAATCGTACGTACCAAGACCTAGCCGAAAACATCCAGCAGCATCGCTGGCTGGTCTTTCACATCCTAGGTGAAGGCAACTTCCCGCCTTTTTCCTATACCGTCGGCCTCTATGCTACGTTTGGCTACCCGGAAGTCGTCCTGTCCGGCCTTAATCAGGAACTGGCACACGCTCTCTTGAACGACATGGGGGAAGATGCGGCGCGTGGTATCCAACGGCAGCCAGACGTGCTCTATGAGGATGTACTTGGGGCTCTGGCTGCCTCTTTAAGACGGTCAGTCCAGAATACTATGACGCTTATTTCGGGCGAGCGCTCGTCTTCTATCAAGGCGCGCACTTTCCCGTGTTGCAATGTGTGTGGCCGGATGCCCAGCAGCGCTTCCCTGGTCAGGCAGGATACGCGTACTCCTCGGCTACCCAGGAGCTATTATATCCGCATTGAGGTCTGTCTGATATGCAACGATTATGAGCAAGAGAGCCTTGTTGCGTCCACTCCGCTGGCGTAG